Proteins from one Leclercia sp. LSNIH1 genomic window:
- the cusF gene encoding cation efflux system protein CusF produces MRNSLKAVLFGAFSVMFSAGLHAETHQHGDMNAASDASVQQVIKGTGVVKDIDMNSKKITISHEAIPAVGWPAMTMRFTFVNADDAINALKTGNHVDFSFIQQGNISLLKSINVTQS; encoded by the coding sequence ATGCGTAATTCACTTAAAGCCGTTTTATTTGGTGCCTTCTCTGTCATGTTTTCTGCCGGTCTTCATGCTGAAACACATCAGCATGGCGATATGAATGCTGCCAGTGATGCTTCGGTACAGCAGGTTATCAAGGGCACCGGTGTCGTTAAAGACATTGATATGAATAGTAAAAAGATTACCATTTCGCACGAAGCAATCCCTGCTGTGGGCTGGCCTGCAATGACCATGCGCTTCACTTTTGTTAATGCAGACGACGCTATCAATGCCCTGAAAACCGGCAACCATGTCGATTTCTCGTTTATTCAGCAGGGCAATATCTCCTTACTCAAAAGCATTAACGTTACGCAATCCTGA